The region ATATCCGGCACACCGGATTCTTCAAATATTTTTGCAAGTATAGCAAATCCAAGCAACAAGCCAAGTAAATTAAGTATTATACCCCATTCACCCTGACGCATATTTTTATCCATAAGCTGATCCACAAAAGAGTTTTCACCGAGAAAATGCTCGGCAAAGGGGTAGCCTGAAATAAATATCACTTTGTAGAGTATTATTGAGGATAAGCCAACAATTGCAACCCAGAAGGTCTGCTTATGAAACAAAGCAACACCCACCAGTGTTAATGCAAACAATATGAATTCAATACGAATACCGCTAATGGAAGGCCCTGTAGCGCCACCTTCTGCAAATGCCCAAACAGGCATAATAATAGCCATTGCTAAGAACAATAATCTTAATATTTTTCTGGTCATCGTTGTTATCATTTTTGATTTATTACAATAGTCATAATTCTTATCTTGTCAAAAGGAGCATACAATCTGAAAAGAAGCGATTAAATTAAAATTGCGAACTGGCTGCATAAAATATTTGCACTAAGAAAAATCGAATACCAACGTTTCACTTTTTACTGAGTACGAATCAATTCATCATAGATTTTACAATTTTTAAAATTGTTTCACCAGAAATTACGAGTATGCAGATGCAGCAAGAGTTAGAGCCAGATTGTAAATCGCAAAAAATTAATAATTCAAAATGGAAAGCAACTTAAATGAAACTAAATAATAATCTGTTCTTTTCAGTTGATTCCCGCTAAATGATATTGATTATAAAAACAATACCTTCAGAAGAATTAGTAACACAATTGCCGATAAAAAAAATATAAGAACAAATAAACCGCCAGACATTTTTGGCATTTTCATGATAAATAAGTATTTGTTTGTATTTATTTTCACCACAAAATAATCTATCATAACCGCTGTGAAAATTAAAAAGAGGTTAGAAAAACATTAGAAATTCATTAGAAACTTATTAAAAACTCATTAAAGAATTGTTTTATCTTCTTATTATTTTAACTTTGTGTAAAAGAGGTGATCTTATGAATAAGGCAAATATACTGATCGTTGAAGACGAACAAAGACTCGCTGAAATTTTAAAAAAACAACTGGAAGAAACAGGCTTCAGTGCGGATATCGCCTATGACGGCTACATCGGAAAACAGATGGCCCAAAACAATACGTATAACCTGATCATACTTGATATTAATCTTCCGCTTATCAACGGATATGACCTGTGCAAAGAAATCCGGAAAACGAACAAGAATGTACCAATAATTATGCTGACAGCACTGGGGACGCCAGAAAACAAATTAACAGGCTTTAACGCAGGGGCTGACGACTATATATTAAAACCTTTTGATTTCAGGGAGCTGCTGGCAAGGGTTAATGTTTTTCTCAGGCGATCAGAACCGATAAACAACAATGAGGAGATCTTAAGAATTTCGGATCTGGAAATGAACCTTAACAATAAGACTGTAACACGAGCAAAAATAAAAATTGACCTGACAACAAAAGAGTTTGCATTATTGGAAATTTTTCTGAAAAACAAAGAAAAATTACTTACACGGGAACACATAATTGAAAAGATATGGGGCATCGATTTTGACCCCGGAACGAACATTATTGATGTTTATGTCAATTACCTGAGAAAAAAAATTGACAAAGGCCATGACATTAAGCTGATACATACAAAGTTCGGGTATGGATTTTACTGCAGTGAAAAAGAGTTGTAAACGATGAACATTAAAACCAGGTTATCATTTGAATTCACGGGCATCGTTGCAGTAATACTGTTGTTTTTTGCCGGGTTAGTTTATTATTTATCCTATACTACACAGCTTGCAAGGTACAGGGAAGACCTACTGAACAGTGCGAAGAACACCACTATTTTGTTAATCGATGTGGTGGAGGTAGATTCATTATTATTGAAAAAAATTCAACGGGAAACCATTTTACTTGATGATGAAGAAATTATCATTACTAATTCAGCATCTAAAGTAATCTACAGCAATAACGAGAAATACCTTACAGATAAAATCATCGAGCAATATTCCGCCAAGAAGGATATCAGTTATTTTTCTGTCGGTGAAAAAGATGGTGTCTTTTATAAACATCATTTTAGGAACCAATACTATAATGTGTTTGTTATGGCTACAGACCATAACCGCATCAAAAATTTATCCGACCTGAAGAAGATACTTTTCTGGAGTGTACTATTCAGTATATGGTTATCAACGATGTTCTCATACCTGTTCTCGAAAAATGCAATCAAACCAATATCGCGGATAATCAAAAATGTTAAGAATATCAATTCGGCCAAACTCAGCGACCGGCTTAAAGAAGGCCGGGGAAATGATGAAATAGCGCAACTGTCAAGAACCTTTAATGAAATGCTGGCAAGCCTTGAAATTGCATTTAACAACCAGAAAGATTTTGTATCGAATGCCTCTCATGAATTACGGACGCCTCTTTCCGTCATGATCCTCGAATCGGACTATTTATTAAGCAAGGAACAATCAGCAGAAGGGTATAAAAAACATATAAGCAGGTTGGTGAACGACCTCAAAAAGCTAAACACACAATTGAACAGTTTGCTGGAATTAGCCCAGATATCCCATGACAAGAAAATTCAGCTCAAGAGTATCAGAATTGATGAGATTGTCTACGATGCCATACAACAGATAAAAATAAAATATCCGGCAAGAAAAATAATATCAAAGATCCAATATCCCGAAAATGAAAACGAATTGCTTATTAATGGCAATGCCGGATTGCTTAATATCGTCTTTAAGAACCTTATCGATAATGCCTGTAAATTTTCGGATGATGATGTGAATATTGAATTTCTGATGGCAGAAGATCACATAAAGATCATCATATCTGATAAAGGAATCGGGATACCGCCAATTGATCTGGAACGCATTTACAGCCCTTTCGGAAGGGCTTCCAATGTTAAGTTTAAGAGCGGATTTGGCATTGGACTCTCCATAGTGGCTAAAATATTAGAAATCCATGAAGTGTCGCTTATCATCGACAGCAAGGAAAATGTTGGCACAAAATTTTCCATGCACTTCAAAAAAAATAAAGGACAACGCCTGGAATTTATTGATGACGCCTGAGAACATAATCTCTACTGTAAAAGTGGCCGAAGCTATACTTGCACAGGGATTAGTATAATAATTTAATTTTTTAGGGATACATCTGCCAAGGCGTACCATGCCATTGGATGCGAAAGCAGAAAGCTATTTTATTTATAAATTTACTTATCATTTCATTATCGCAATAATAGTTTCTACCTAAAACTTGTAATAATCAACCAAAAACTTATTTAAAAGCGCACTTAGCTGTTTTATGTAACAATTTAAAGATTATTTCATACCTTTGTATATATATAAAATTAATCTGATGAAAAAATTTATAATTATTTTAGGAATTATATCTTTATTTCTTTTCAGCAATACTGCTGAAGCAAAACGCCTGCAGGCATATATGTCATATTCTACTTTCTACTCCCCTGCCGATGGGCCTTATATCGAAACATATATGATAGTACTTGGGAACAGCATCAAGTACAAACTCAACGAGCATAATAAATATCAGGGCACTATTGAAGTTACTCTCATTTTCAGGCAGGATTCCGTGATTAAAAATTTTAAAAAAATAAATCTGCTGAGCCCTGAAGTAGAAGATACCAGTATTATAAATTTTAACTTCATTGACCAGCAAAGATTCCTGCTCCCTGCCGGCACGTATGACGTTGAAATTACCATCGCCGACATTAATGACAATGCCATTCCATATAAAGCCAATGAAACCATTGAAATAGAATTCAACCCGGACAAAATAAGCATTTCCGGTATTGAGCTGGTGGAATCATTTAAAAAAAGTGAAGCGGAAAACATCCTCACAAAAAATGGTTATGATATCATGCCATACATCATTTATTATTACCCCGAAAAAATTGAAAAACTTACTTATTATGCAGAGGTTTATAATACGGATAAAATACTAGGAGATAATGAAAAATTACTTCTGAGCACTTACATAGAAGTTAATGAAAACAACCAGCTTTACGGTGATTTTATCAAAGTAAAAAGAGAAACAGCAAAAAATGTTATTGTTGTTATGAGTGAATTTGATATCAGCCAGCTTCCTACAGGCAATTTCAACTTGGTGATAGAGGTTCGGGACAAGGACAATCAGCAAAAAGCGATACGAAAACTATATTTTGAACGCGACAACACCAAGGTGGCTTTTGAAATAAAAAATGTTGAAAAGGTAGTAACCGAGCATACTTTTGTGCAGATGTACACCAACAAGGATACACTGGCCTCATATATTCAATGCCTTTATCCCATATCTTCTGAAAATGAACAGCAATATGCACGCAATTTGATGTCACAAAAAGATATTAACCTCATGCAAAAATATTTCCTTACATTTTGGGAAGCCCGCGACCCCAAAAACCCGGGAGAAGCATGGGCAAAGTACTATCTTGAAGTTCAGAAGGTAAATAATGAATACAGCACAAAAATCAAAAAAGGCTACGAAACTGACCGAGGACGAGT is a window of Bacteroidales bacterium DNA encoding:
- a CDS encoding GWxTD domain-containing protein, whose translation is MKKFIIILGIISLFLFSNTAEAKRLQAYMSYSTFYSPADGPYIETYMIVLGNSIKYKLNEHNKYQGTIEVTLIFRQDSVIKNFKKINLLSPEVEDTSIINFNFIDQQRFLLPAGTYDVEITIADINDNAIPYKANETIEIEFNPDKISISGIELVESFKKSEAENILTKNGYDIMPYIIYYYPEKIEKLTYYAEVYNTDKILGDNEKLLLSTYIEVNENNQLYGDFIKVKRETAKNVIVVMSEFDISQLPTGNFNLVIEVRDKDNQQKAIRKLYFERDNTKVAFEIKNVEKVVTEHTFVQMYTNKDTLASYIQCLYPISSENEQQYARNLMSQKDINLMQKYFLTFWEARDPKNPGEAWAKYYLEVQKVNNEYSTKIKKGYETDRGRVYLAYGQPNTISKNYFEPSAYPYEIWHYYALKNQKNKKFVFYNPDLVTNDFTLIHSDAIGEINDYKWQQKIYGRNNVTNDIDNDGVRNHWGRKSDEYFKNPY
- a CDS encoding response regulator transcription factor translates to MNKANILIVEDEQRLAEILKKQLEETGFSADIAYDGYIGKQMAQNNTYNLIILDINLPLINGYDLCKEIRKTNKNVPIIMLTALGTPENKLTGFNAGADDYILKPFDFRELLARVNVFLRRSEPINNNEEILRISDLEMNLNNKTVTRAKIKIDLTTKEFALLEIFLKNKEKLLTREHIIEKIWGIDFDPGTNIIDVYVNYLRKKIDKGHDIKLIHTKFGYGFYCSEKEL
- a CDS encoding HAMP domain-containing histidine kinase: MNIKTRLSFEFTGIVAVILLFFAGLVYYLSYTTQLARYREDLLNSAKNTTILLIDVVEVDSLLLKKIQRETILLDDEEIIITNSASKVIYSNNEKYLTDKIIEQYSAKKDISYFSVGEKDGVFYKHHFRNQYYNVFVMATDHNRIKNLSDLKKILFWSVLFSIWLSTMFSYLFSKNAIKPISRIIKNVKNINSAKLSDRLKEGRGNDEIAQLSRTFNEMLASLEIAFNNQKDFVSNASHELRTPLSVMILESDYLLSKEQSAEGYKKHISRLVNDLKKLNTQLNSLLELAQISHDKKIQLKSIRIDEIVYDAIQQIKIKYPARKIISKIQYPENENELLINGNAGLLNIVFKNLIDNACKFSDDDVNIEFLMAEDHIKIIISDKGIGIPPIDLERIYSPFGRASNVKFKSGFGIGLSIVAKILEIHEVSLIIDSKENVGTKFSMHFKKNKGQRLEFIDDA